The sequence TTTCACCGCTCATAATACCTCCCTTCTTCGTTGACCAGCGTCATCACTTTCTCCTGTACATGCCTCCAGCCCCAACCTGGTTTAAGAGCCTTGGCAGAGGGGTGGGCTTGATGAGTAGGGCGGGCTCCTAGCCTGACTTCGAAGTGAAGACTGCCAGGCCCCGCTGTCCCGGGGGCACGACTGTCACAGCTTCCACCTCCCCGCCTCCACGGGTGGGTTTCTGGAAGTGGATCTCCAGGATGTCTTGTAGCTCCGGGCTGTCCAGGACATCGGGAATGTTGAGCACCAACACCGACTGGGGCACAAGCTGGGGCCTGACCTGGAAAGGGAGCCAGGAGATAGGCAAAGGCTCATGCGAGTTGGGCTTGGAGGGGGCAGAGGTCAGGGAAGGTGGTGACCCTGGGAGtatgggagggggcaggaggcctGGAGAGGTGGGAAGTGGATAGGTCAGTGGGGTTTTGGGGCTGTGATCCCTCCTTGAGCAAGTTTCTGGTGTGCAGACAGGTGGCCTGGCCCAGTCCCCATCTTCACCTTCCCACTTACCTCGGCCTTCTGGATCTTCCCGCTCATATAGGGAGAGACTGTCAGACAGGACTGCTGCTTACCCAGTGGCACCGTGAACTGGCCCATCTGGCACAGGTGCTGGGCCACTGCAGGGACAGGGAGCAGGAGACCTTCAGCATCCAGGGCTCTCCCCTCCCGTGGCCTGATGCCCCTGCTCTCCTCGCCAGCAGGGCCCTTACCTCCATCCTCAGTAAAGCCCAGCATGACGCCCGCTTGCAGCAGTTCCCTCATCTCCACGTCACCACCTCCATTCTTGGTCTTGCCAAAGAAGATCTCCAGCTTGTCCAGCAGCTCCTCCTCACTTAGCTTGAGCTCGGCAGGAAACCCGCTGACCAGTACTGTCTGGTCATTCATCCGGCTGGACACCTGGGGAAAGGCAGGAGGAAGTGGTCCCGGGCACAGCCCAACGCCCTTGTGCTCAGTGCACGGGACCCCCTGCGGGTCCCAGGGCCCTGCCACTCTGTCACCTGGATGCTGGTCAGCATGGGCAGCTCTATGGGCTGGACTTGAACCCTCAGCCGGAACCCTTCCACGTTGATCTGATGCTCCTTTTGCTGCAGCACCTGCTTGGCCACTGGGGAAGAGGAGCAGGGTTGGTCCTTGgaagtctcccagcctccctcccagggTTTCCTGGAGCTCACCATTGGGGTCATCGAAGGTCACCAAAGCAGAGCCTCCAGGCAGAGGGTAACAAATCCGCACATGGGAAACCACAGACTTGGCCGTTGCCTTGCCCTCCTGAAAGTGTCCTCGGAACACCAGGGGGGACTCGGGCACAGGGAATGGGACCTgcgggtgggggaggagagggtgatgcAGACTTCAGGGTTGGGGAGAGCCCCCCACTCCCTCCTAGGAGGGAAGCACCCCTGATTATACGTAACTGATGCTGAGTGCCAGGGATTAATCCTGAAACAAGAGCTGGATGATGAAGTGGAGTAAGTGAGTAAGTGgataaggtcacacagccaggaagtggcagGGCCAGGAGTGAAATTAAGACTTCCCCAACTTTCTCTACCAGACCACACCCCCTCGAAGTTTACCTTGTCTTGGGGGCAGTCCCTGAGATTCCTCTGCagcacctgcagctcctgcagcctTATCTTTAGTCTGGCCTGTTCCTCCTGAAGGGCCTGGAGAGCCTGTTGGAGCAGAGGGGGAGCAACCAGAGAATCAATGAGCCAGGGGAAGGGCGCCACGCTCTTCAGGACTCTCCAAGAGCAGGGCTGATGCTCAGCCTGAGAACAACCCAACCCATTTACCCTGGCCTGGGCTCGTCCTGGCCCAGCTTGAATGCCCTCATCTCGGCTGCTCTGAAGGGCAGGAGCCTTTGCAGCAGCCGTGCCTGGGTCATTCCTGGAGCCCTAGAGTTTAACAAATGCAGatcaagggactttcctggtgagtctggtggttgagaatccactttccaatgcaggggatgcgggcttgacccctggcctgggaactgagatccacacgccacaactattgagcctgcgtgCACCAcaagcaaagacccagcatagtccaaaacaaaacaagaaacatcAACTGAGCTCCTGCTATGAGGGACTGGGCATGACACAGGGCAGTGGAAGACAAAGGTCCAGCCCTCAGGCCTGTGTAAGATGGTACTCAAGACAGTTCACAATCACACAATTGATGGTGGAGGACAGCAGgagtttggagaagggaatgtcctATAGGGGTTAACACAGCTAGGGAGACCTAGAGGAGGAATAGGGGCTTAGAGTTGTAAGATAAGACTATCAGCTAGCATTTATTAGGCACTTACTCTatatcaggcactgtgctaagccctTTAAATGAATTATATCACTCACATCTTGCAACAACCTTATGAAATAAATACACTCTTGCCCTtattttgcagaggaggaaactgtaGTTCAGAGAGATCAAATGACTTGCTCACAGTCATCTGGCCctaggcagtctgactccagactCTTAATCTGTGCTTTacagtgaagaaatcaaagtcAGAATAGGGGAGCAATTTACCCAAGATCTCCCAGCCTGTCCCATGACTGCCACCCTTTCCACTGTGCCAAGCAGCCTTTCAGACTGGGCGTGATTTGGGGCAGgtccaaagagagagagagagagctgacaAATGGCCAGGGGAATGACACCAGGGATGGGAATAAATGCACCTTTGTTTGTGGGGTGGATCGCTCACTCTGCGGTTGGAAGCCTGATAAATAAGGTCAGCTCAGGGAAGTGTGAGGTCTCTAGGGAGGACGGGACTCTATCCTGGCCatctctgtgtccccagcacaaaacaggcattcagtaaattgtgtgttgaatgaatgaatgaatgaagtgaatGAACAACATATTACACAGGGCGCTGAATCATTCAGGGTGAGTTCACTCTGTTTTAAGCAGATGAAACCCAGGGCTGGACCAAATAATGCTGGGTAATGAGTAGTGAGAAATAATCAGTGATTCTCAGGGGCAGCGAGATGACATCCGCGAGCCAGGGGAGGTCGTGTAGTGTCATGTGGAGAGGTGGGGACTCTGACATCTTGGAGACAGCATGTCCCCACTAGAGTGGCAACCCCATCTTGGCTCTAGTTAAGTTTTCTTCACATGGAATGTGGTTTCAGTATCCTGTATCTTCCCATTTCTAAGGGAAATCAGAAACctagatttttttatttgaaaaagatgGCTTGACTTTAAAGAAATATGACAAATAATATGCATTCTTGAATTGGATTCAGTCCTTAATCTATCCTCTTTTTACTTCTGCTTTAAATCTTGATCTAATTAGACATGTTTGAAAACCTAGTAATTGGCAAGGCCATTCAATACATAgctttaaataagtaaatttatttgtttttaaaagcttcataaatacaattaaaaaaatattcaagcagGGGAGTTTATCAGCAGGGAAATGGAGAACTAGTGAAGATTTCTGAAAGGGGGAGTGAGGTGATGGATACAGTGTTTAAAAGAGCTCAATTTGtccatcaaaaaatgggcagaggacctatatagacatttctctgaagaagacatacagatggccaggaggcacatgaaaaaaatgctcaatatcactaattattagaaaaatgcacatcaaaattacaatgacCTCAGACCaggtcagaacggccatcatgaaaaagtctatgaataataaatgctggagagggtgtggagaaccctcctgcactgttgcagggaatgtaaattggtgcaatcaatatggaaaacagtatggaggttttttgaaaaacttaaaataggggcctccctggtggtccagtggcaggggatgtggggttgatccctggttgaggaactatctggaaagattccacatacctcggagcagctaagccacaactacttggcttgtgctctagagccaggaagccacaactactgagcccatacacCTAGAGCTGGTGTTCTGGaacaagaagccactgcaatgagaagccggtatcccacaactagagagtagccccccactcaccgcaactagagagagtcTACTTGGAacaagtcaaaaataaataaaataattttaaaaagagagaaagcagttTTAGCAGAGTGGTAGAAGTGAGGTGGGGGTGAATCAAGATCGTCCTGGGGAACTGGGATTCTGAAAAGGTTGGTAATGTTAACAATAATGAGCAGGTATTGAGCACTTAGTATGTGCCAAGCAGAGTGTGCAGTGTTCACTATGTATTTTAGGGATTATTTAGTTTAATTCTTGCAGATAGGTATTCTTCTGTGGAAGTGTCACTGTTATTCCCACCATACAGATAGGGGAATAGGACTTGGATTGTAAGCGTTAGAGAGGCTagtaacttgcccagggccaCCCAATGGGAGGAACCAGGTTCTGAAACTAGTCAGGCTGGCTCTAAAGTCTGTGGTCTTTCTTCCTATGTTTGAGAGGCAGATGAAATATTTCCAAGCAAGAGATCTGTGTGTTTGTAACAGATGGGGTAGTATGAGGGAGAGAAAGGCTGAAGAATTTCGatgagattcattcattcaacaggtgTTTACTGAGTGCCttactgcatgccaggcactggTGGTCAAAGTTGGACAGCTGAAACAGAGGACCAGCCAGCAGAGGGCTTAGTCTACCATGAGCAGGGGCATTCATGGGTTGGGAAAGGGGGGACCACAGAAGACAgggatggtgggggtggtgggggttaGGTCTCAGAAGAGGAATACTTCTCCTCATCCTGAAGAGAGTCCTAGGTTAAGCTGAAACGTAAGGAGGGGGGGAATTTTTGGGGGGAGATCTCAAGAGATAAAGGTGTGAGCAATTACTGAATTTTTAGGGGTCACAGAACCCTTTTGAgtatataatgaaaatgatggATTCTTTCTCCAGAAAAATGCACATCCACAAGAGGAATTCAAGATTTCCTGAGGTGTAGTTTTAGAACTGTCTCTGAGGCAGTTAGAGGACCAACACCCTAGAGATGTCATCTCAGCCAATGTCTCCCTGGACCTTCTGCAGGCCTGAGAGATGGGCAGGAAGAGGCTTCCTTGCTAGACTCAGAAACCGGTAGATTCCTGGCCCAAACAGGCGCTCCTCtaattctccccacccccaagacCCTCCTTCTCACCGACATAGTCTGGGATCCAGTTGGCAAGAGGTGAACCTTCAGAGCTGGGCACACGTTGGCAGAGTCCCCAATAACTAAAATCTCGCTTGCACTTTGAGGAGCTTTGGTCTTACCCACCGGAGCCTGGAAGACACTTCTTTCTTATGCAGGCTGTTTGCTTTCATTTTCGTTTGACTGAAGTCCCTGCCCCTCCCACACTCCTCCCCTGGTGGCTTCCTGGTCTTCAAAGTCGACTTCCCCCAAATTTGAGGCCTCAGGGAAGTTGCCCCACAAGCAAATACAAACTGAATGCTGGCCCAAATCAGCCATTCCTTCCAGCCTGGCAATCCCAGTACAGGCCTATTTGTATAATTTGGTCTGCTTTGTTAATGGCTTAGAATGTTACCCAGAGCATGCAGATGTTAATTGTAACCAACAGATAAAAGtctcaagttaaaaataaaaataaataaaatgtaaaaaaaaaaaattaaaaaattaaaaaaaataaaacagtaattagtacatgtaaaaaaaaaaaaacttcaaatgcAAACCCTTGAATGATTTGTGTTTGGAGATAAAGGATTTATGTAATCATATCATAAGAAAATATTCctgtaactttaaaaatactacTTAAAGCTGTGTTTAGAGATAAGTGGAAgtgtaagaggaaaaaaatgcttttacaGCAACTTTAGGGGGAAGGAAACATTATTCAATACCTCTGACTATGTACATAGTTAACTTTTAAGTTGTAGAAGGAAAGCCAAACGTGAAGCAATCATTCACTTTTCACTATACCAACATTCtcttaaaccttgaaaacaaattaAAGGTTGAATACCAAATTATTACTTAGTAGCCTAGCACTATATGTAattgttttcttacatttttgaaaataaaattaaaataaagccagttattaaaaaaaaaaaaaaaagccccaagtTCGCCAAACTGTGGTAATGGCCAGCATTTGAGAGCTGTTACACGCCCTATTCTGCTTTTCATGATTTAACCTTCAAAACAACCCCGcaaagttggttttttttccattttacagaagagatgcTAAACTTGTGAACACAGTAtagaaacttgcccaaagtccCACTGCTAGAAGTGATACAAATATCCAAGTAGTTGAATTTTTGCCACCAAAGTAGGGTTTATATTCTAGTTCTATCTGTGATTCTCGAGTAGGCAAGCTGTTAACACTTATTGGAGACATccagggctaccctggtggctcagatggtaaagaatctgcctgcaatgcaggagacccgggtttgatccttgggttgggatgatcccttggagaagggaatgggtccccgcctgtattcttgcctgaattccAGAGTCATGGAACACTTGAGTCAAATGCAAGTATAGTTAAATCCTGCAGGATGCCTTCAATTTTCACCCAATC comes from Muntiacus reevesi chromosome 18, mMunRee1.1, whole genome shotgun sequence and encodes:
- the IFI35 gene encoding interferon-induced 35 kDa protein, encoding MSALQALQEEQARLKIRLQELQVLQRNLRDCPQDKVPFPVPESPLVFRGHFQEGKATAKSVVSHVRICYPLPGGSALVTFDDPNVAKQVLQQKEHQINVEGFRLRVQVQPIELPMLTSIQVSSRMNDQTVLVSGFPAELKLSEEELLDKLEIFFGKTKNGGGDVEMRELLQAGVMLGFTEDGVAQHLCQMGQFTVPLGKQQSCLTVSPYMSGKIQKAEVRPQLVPQSVLVLNIPDVLDSPELQDILEIHFQKPTRGGGEVEAVTVVPPGQRGLAVFTSKSG